Proteins encoded in a region of the Roseateles sp. SL47 genome:
- a CDS encoding putative porin, with product MKTLAHPFSSAFRRARAPGLRTLAGALVLALPTLAAHAQTQATSQAAPAAKESTMVQLIRGLMSSGALAKDVGEALLAQAQAEALASQQSQPTQRRVAGAPSTRVDNGDVRVTYVPQTVRDQIRDEVKAEVMAQAKSEGWAAPNETPEWSKRIHVEGDVRVRNESRLYAGGNSDQVVNFAAINKGDPYDVNPNTAAELPPLLNTRENRSNQWRVRARLGVVADLSESTHAGVRLASGSDDSPVSTTQTLGGGLQKKALWLDQAWLSHSPLDGLTLTGGRFGNPFQTTELLFSSDLNMDGVAASFRRAVGAKKDAEVFASLGFIPLEYLSSDFPSRSQDKAPSQSKWLVGLQAGGTWKLNDSNRVGGSLGYFDFHNISGEVSAACALYAGEDHCSTDWSRPAFMQKGNTIMSIRDIALNPNDPANTPTPQYFGLASQFRVLDVAARWDTEVTTGFPLRLDLNYLRNTAYDVKEMFSRARGNILNNYGGSGATTQTAFRSGGNAYQVQATLGTVQPQLKGQWHVLAGYRRIEPDAVPDGYNDATFHGGGTNARGFIIGGAYAFDKNAWLSGRWMSSKEVVGPPLSIDTLLIDFNARF from the coding sequence ATGAAAACACTTGCTCACCCCTTCTCCAGCGCCTTCCGCCGCGCGCGCGCCCCCGGCTTGCGGACGCTGGCCGGCGCCCTGGTGCTGGCCCTGCCGACCCTGGCGGCTCATGCGCAGACGCAAGCCACGTCGCAGGCAGCGCCTGCGGCCAAGGAAAGCACGATGGTGCAGTTGATCCGCGGCCTGATGAGCAGCGGTGCGCTGGCCAAGGACGTGGGCGAAGCCCTGCTGGCCCAGGCGCAGGCGGAGGCGTTGGCCTCTCAGCAGTCGCAGCCCACCCAGCGCCGGGTGGCGGGGGCGCCATCCACCCGGGTGGACAACGGTGATGTTCGCGTCACCTATGTGCCGCAGACGGTGCGGGATCAGATCCGGGACGAGGTCAAGGCCGAGGTGATGGCCCAGGCCAAGAGCGAAGGTTGGGCCGCACCGAATGAAACGCCGGAATGGTCCAAGCGCATTCATGTCGAAGGCGATGTCCGGGTTCGCAATGAATCGAGGCTGTATGCCGGCGGAAACTCCGACCAGGTGGTGAACTTTGCGGCCATCAACAAGGGGGACCCCTACGACGTCAACCCCAACACCGCCGCTGAACTGCCACCGCTGCTCAACACGCGGGAAAACCGCAGCAATCAGTGGCGGGTGCGGGCGCGTCTGGGCGTGGTGGCCGACCTGTCGGAGTCCACTCACGCAGGTGTGCGCCTTGCTTCTGGCAGTGATGACAGTCCCGTCTCCACCACACAGACGCTGGGGGGCGGGCTGCAGAAGAAGGCGCTGTGGCTGGACCAGGCGTGGCTCTCGCATTCCCCGCTGGACGGCCTCACGCTGACGGGCGGGCGTTTTGGCAATCCCTTCCAGACCACCGAATTGCTGTTCTCTTCCGACCTCAACATGGACGGTGTGGCGGCCAGCTTCCGGCGCGCCGTGGGAGCGAAGAAGGACGCCGAAGTGTTTGCATCGCTGGGGTTCATTCCCCTGGAATACCTCTCCAGCGACTTCCCCTCGCGCAGCCAGGACAAGGCCCCGAGCCAGAGCAAGTGGCTGGTCGGGCTGCAGGCTGGCGGGACCTGGAAGCTCAACGACAGCAACCGCGTGGGCGGATCGCTGGGTTACTTTGATTTCCACAACATCAGCGGTGAAGTGTCTGCCGCCTGTGCGCTGTATGCCGGCGAGGACCATTGCAGCACCGACTGGTCACGCCCGGCCTTCATGCAGAAGGGCAACACCATCATGTCGATCCGCGACATTGCGCTGAATCCGAACGATCCGGCCAACACGCCGACGCCGCAGTACTTCGGCCTGGCGTCCCAGTTCCGGGTGCTGGATGTGGCGGCGCGCTGGGACACGGAGGTGACGACCGGCTTCCCCCTGCGGCTGGATCTGAACTATCTGCGCAACACGGCCTATGACGTGAAGGAGATGTTCAGCCGCGCCCGGGGCAACATCCTCAACAACTACGGCGGCTCCGGCGCCACAACGCAGACCGCCTTCCGCAGTGGGGGCAATGCCTACCAGGTGCAGGCGACGCTCGGGACGGTGCAGCCGCAACTCAAGGGGCAATGGCATGTGCTGGCGGGCTATCGCCGCATCGAGCCCGATGCCGTGCCGGATGGTTACAACGACGCCACCTTCCACGGGGGCGGTACCAATGCCCGCGGCTTCATCATCGGTGGCGCCTATGCCTTCGACAAGAACGCCTGGCTGAGCGGCCGGTGGATGTCGTCCAAGGAGGTGGTGGGACCGCCGCTGTCCATCGACACCCTGCTGATCGACTTCAATGCCCGTTTCTGA
- a CDS encoding ExbD/TolR family protein has protein sequence MARAAKFGVKKRGSGINITPFVDVLLVVLVIFILTSNASIPGIKVDLPKASSSVALEKPKTKAITVDGNGNVFLDAYPVTMAELEERLRTEKALTPDFPVIVRGEATVQYARVVEVLDLLRRIELNQVGLVTGKPA, from the coding sequence ATGGCTCGCGCAGCAAAGTTCGGTGTCAAGAAGCGCGGCAGCGGCATCAACATCACGCCCTTTGTGGACGTGCTGCTGGTGGTCCTGGTGATCTTCATCCTGACCAGCAACGCCAGCATTCCCGGCATCAAGGTGGATCTGCCCAAGGCGAGTTCGTCGGTGGCGCTGGAAAAGCCCAAGACCAAGGCCATCACCGTCGACGGCAATGGCAACGTGTTCCTGGACGCCTACCCGGTGACGATGGCGGAGCTGGAAGAGCGGCTGCGCACCGAGAAGGCGCTGACCCCCGATTTCCCGGTGATCGTGCGTGGAGAGGCCACGGTCCAGTATGCGCGGGTGGTGGAGGTGCTGGACCTGTTGCGGCGCATTGAACTCAACCAGGTCGGGCTGGTGACCGGCAAGCCGGCGTGA
- a CDS encoding DUF2341 domain-containing protein: MRRILFLALTLLSALWPGLSHAWWQNDWAYRKPITIDAGPQGAALGGDAGRVPVLLRLHTGNFSFEGVSDTGADLRFVAADDKTVLNHQIEQFDPLLGIALVWVDLPNVPAGTPQHLWMYYGNRKAPASANGQRTFDPDYTLVYHFSESGAPARDTTAYGNHAQTTVPTAEGTVIGRGAQLGRAALMLPASPSLATTAGAPFTLSLWVRPTALGDRQIVYARRDGASHLVVGIDQGIPYVEVNGQRSAPGQPIQAGQWSHLAVKSNAESVSLWVGGRLAARLQGGLPALNGPTSIGADTGAGPGTPFNGSIDELRLSKVARPDPLLLADAISQGAESRLTQFGPDEQQAGKSHLGFILAAMPLDAWVVVGLLGLMMMGSWAIMIGKGRSFGAMERANAEFMDRFRETAGHPLDSLASGEGLAATVKTDSPLWRLYAVAIQELQHRHARGYDIHAVSASTIGAIRAAMDGVMVRESEKMARRMSWLSTTIEGAPYVGLFGTVIGIMLVFVVAAMAGAVDINSVAPGMAAALLCTAAGLGVAIPALFGYNWLASRSDAIGADMAVFVDEFSTRLAEEQGEGRVRPAVPVVRSA; this comes from the coding sequence ATGCGACGCATCCTTTTCCTGGCGCTCACGCTGCTGAGTGCCCTGTGGCCCGGGCTCTCCCATGCCTGGTGGCAGAACGACTGGGCTTATCGCAAGCCCATCACCATCGATGCCGGCCCCCAGGGCGCCGCGCTGGGCGGCGACGCGGGGCGTGTGCCGGTGCTGCTGCGGCTGCACACTGGCAACTTCAGCTTTGAAGGTGTGTCGGACACCGGTGCCGACCTGCGCTTCGTGGCGGCTGACGACAAGACCGTACTGAACCACCAGATCGAACAGTTCGATCCCTTGCTGGGCATTGCGCTGGTCTGGGTGGATCTGCCCAACGTGCCGGCGGGAACACCCCAGCATCTGTGGATGTATTACGGCAATCGCAAGGCCCCGGCCTCGGCCAACGGCCAACGCACCTTCGACCCGGACTACACGCTGGTCTATCACTTCAGCGAATCCGGCGCCCCGGCGCGGGACACCACTGCTTATGGCAACCATGCCCAGACGACGGTGCCCACGGCGGAGGGCACCGTGATTGGCCGCGGTGCCCAACTGGGCCGTGCGGCGCTGATGCTGCCGGCATCACCCTCGCTGGCCACGACTGCGGGGGCCCCGTTCACGCTCAGCCTGTGGGTGCGCCCGACCGCGTTGGGAGACCGTCAGATCGTTTACGCTCGCCGCGACGGTGCCAGCCATCTGGTGGTGGGGATCGACCAGGGCATCCCCTATGTCGAAGTCAACGGGCAGCGCAGCGCGCCGGGGCAGCCGATCCAGGCGGGCCAGTGGTCCCACCTGGCGGTGAAGTCCAATGCCGAGAGCGTCAGCCTGTGGGTCGGCGGACGGCTGGCCGCGCGATTGCAAGGGGGATTGCCGGCGCTCAACGGCCCCACCTCCATCGGCGCGGATACCGGTGCCGGCCCGGGCACGCCGTTCAATGGCAGCATCGATGAACTGCGGCTGTCCAAGGTGGCCCGGCCCGATCCGCTGTTGCTGGCCGATGCGATCTCGCAGGGCGCGGAATCCCGGCTCACGCAGTTCGGTCCGGATGAGCAGCAGGCCGGCAAAAGTCATTTGGGTTTCATCCTGGCGGCCATGCCGCTGGATGCCTGGGTGGTGGTGGGCCTGCTGGGGCTGATGATGATGGGCTCCTGGGCCATCATGATCGGCAAGGGGCGCAGTTTCGGTGCCATGGAACGTGCCAATGCCGAGTTCATGGACCGCTTCCGGGAGACCGCCGGCCATCCGCTGGATTCCCTGGCGAGCGGTGAAGGGCTGGCGGCGACGGTGAAGACCGACTCACCCCTGTGGCGTTTGTATGCGGTGGCCATCCAGGAACTGCAGCACCGCCATGCACGCGGGTATGACATCCACGCCGTGTCGGCCTCCACCATCGGCGCGATCCGTGCCGCGATGGATGGTGTCATGGTGCGCGAGTCCGAGAAGATGGCACGCCGCATGAGCTGGCTGTCCACCACCATCGAAGGGGCGCCGTATGTGGGCCTGTTCGGGACTGTCATTGGCATCATGCTGGTGTTTGTGGTGGCCGCCATGGCCGGGGCGGTGGACATCAATTCGGTCGCACCGGGCATGGCCGCTGCGTTGCTGTGCACGGCGGCCGGCCTGGGCGTCGCCATCCCGGCGCTGTTCGGCTACAACTGGCTGGCGTCGCGCTCCGATGCCATCGGGGCCGACATGGCGGTGTTCGTGGATGAGTTCTCCACCCGTCTGGCCGAAGAGCAGGGCGAGGGCCGGGTCCGTCCGGCCGTGCCCGTCGTGCGGAGCGCCTGA
- a CDS encoding ShlB/FhaC/HecB family hemolysin secretion/activation protein, with the protein MRENNKTAAPGARQAVGLLLCLVVQGGLLAPGAQAQGAAGEPPSKGASSPSASSPDAGHGDAPEATLDVLEYVVRGNTVLDARTIERLVTPFLGPSRSRQDIEGARDALTAAYQAAGYQSVYVDVLEPIGADGVVVLAVNEVRVGRLRVTGSQYTSLQEVKAQVSALREGEVPNFQQAQTQLNAVNRNGQRQVMPLVRQGTLTGTMDVDLKVDDHSPWRASAGLNNDRSADTRDLRMTLSVGHDNLWQLGHSATLSFFGTPQDFDQTSVVSGSYTAPFRGSGWSLEAAAYVSDSNVATVGGTTVLGKGYSAGLKATYTVPEAGDWWHAFSVGIDAKRNREALRMGSGGDQVPLDYAPLTLGYAGSRQGEDSQLGLSFSAVVGTRSLLGWGSDWRQFDYKRYKAKPGFLVLKGDFNGSLNFWRGAQLGLRLAAQGSDTPLVSGEQISAGGMNSVRGYLSAERVGDVGLVGALELRSRPMGISAIALENARLYSFFDFGHLRLREPLPEQQSRFTLFSLGLGTSFAVGPHLSGRVDVGYPLRDGERTERKDPRVTFNLNASY; encoded by the coding sequence ATGAGGGAGAACAACAAGACCGCAGCGCCTGGCGCGCGGCAGGCTGTCGGCCTGCTGCTGTGCCTGGTGGTGCAGGGCGGGCTGCTGGCCCCCGGCGCCCAGGCGCAGGGCGCGGCGGGCGAGCCGCCGTCGAAGGGGGCATCGTCGCCTTCTGCGTCCTCCCCGGACGCGGGTCATGGCGACGCGCCGGAGGCAACGCTGGATGTGCTGGAGTATGTGGTTCGTGGCAACACCGTGCTGGACGCGCGCACCATCGAGCGCCTGGTCACGCCCTTCCTCGGCCCCTCGCGCAGCCGCCAGGACATCGAAGGCGCCCGCGACGCACTGACCGCCGCCTATCAGGCGGCCGGCTACCAGTCGGTGTATGTGGACGTGCTGGAGCCGATCGGAGCGGACGGTGTTGTGGTGCTGGCGGTCAACGAGGTGCGTGTGGGGCGCCTGCGGGTCACCGGCAGCCAGTACACCTCGCTGCAAGAGGTGAAGGCGCAGGTGAGTGCCTTGCGGGAGGGTGAGGTGCCCAATTTTCAGCAGGCCCAGACCCAGCTCAATGCCGTCAATCGCAATGGCCAGCGTCAGGTCATGCCGCTGGTGCGGCAGGGCACCCTGACCGGCACGATGGATGTCGACCTCAAGGTGGACGATCACAGCCCCTGGCGGGCCAGTGCCGGCCTGAACAACGACCGCAGCGCGGACACCCGAGACCTGCGCATGACGCTGTCCGTCGGTCACGACAACCTCTGGCAACTGGGGCACAGTGCCACACTCAGTTTCTTCGGCACGCCGCAGGACTTCGATCAGACCAGTGTGGTGTCGGGGTCCTACACGGCGCCGTTCCGGGGCAGCGGCTGGAGCCTGGAAGCCGCCGCTTATGTCTCCGACAGCAACGTGGCCACGGTGGGGGGCACCACCGTGCTGGGCAAGGGCTATTCGGCCGGGCTCAAGGCTACCTACACCGTGCCGGAGGCGGGTGACTGGTGGCACGCCTTCAGTGTTGGCATCGATGCCAAGCGCAATCGGGAAGCCCTGCGCATGGGCAGCGGCGGTGACCAGGTGCCGCTGGACTATGCGCCGCTGACGCTGGGTTATGCCGGCTCCCGCCAGGGCGAAGACAGCCAGCTCGGGCTGTCGTTCTCGGCCGTGGTGGGCACGCGCAGCCTGCTCGGGTGGGGCAGTGACTGGCGGCAATTCGACTACAAGCGCTACAAGGCCAAACCCGGCTTCCTGGTGCTCAAGGGCGATTTCAACGGCAGCCTGAACTTCTGGCGTGGCGCGCAACTGGGCTTGCGGCTGGCGGCCCAGGGCAGCGACACGCCGCTGGTCTCCGGCGAGCAGATCTCGGCCGGCGGGATGAACTCGGTGCGCGGCTACCTGTCGGCGGAGCGTGTGGGCGACGTGGGGCTGGTGGGTGCGCTGGAGTTGCGCTCCCGCCCGATGGGGATCTCTGCCATCGCGCTGGAGAACGCGCGGCTCTACAGCTTCTTCGATTTCGGACATCTGCGCCTGCGGGAGCCCTTGCCGGAGCAACAAAGCCGCTTCACGTTGTTCTCGCTGGGCCTGGGGACCAGCTTCGCCGTAGGCCCCCATCTCAGCGGCCGGGTGGACGTGGGTTATCCGCTGCGGGACGGCGAACGCACCGAACGCAAGGACCCACGGGTCACCTTCAACCTGAATGCCAGCTACTGA